A region of Rosa chinensis cultivar Old Blush unplaced genomic scaffold, RchiOBHm-V2 RchiOBHmChr0c39, whole genome shotgun sequence DNA encodes the following proteins:
- the LOC112181408 gene encoding uncharacterized protein LOC112181408, with translation MLMGHTDGLSESRSSRDQLLPYAESDLGDDDTADCSEPILYSASFEELAKNIVKYDTVIWFSISLMLVLAWGVGIIMLLYLPFKRYILQKDISSRKLYVTPSEIVYKVSRPSYVPFLGITTIERHVPLSLVIDIIIEQGCLQSKYGLHTFRIESIARGKAAAVDELQVQGVSNPSDLRKVIISEASKVIQDSSISWKPTTVTAEGESIAGTPSVTEAPILRSPAKSVKMAASPRYASIERRSILPSELLLNRLEEVNKSVKKIEFLIEKSHTQPE, from the exons ATGTTGATGGGTCATACAGATGGTCTTTCTGAATCTCGGTCATCGAGGGATCAGCTACTTCCTTATGCTGAATCTGACTTAGGGGATGATGACACTGCAGACTGTTCTGAGCCAATACTGTACTCAGCCTCCTTTGAAGAGCTTGCCAAAAATATCGTTAAGTATGACACCGTTATATGGTTCTCAATATCATTGATGCTGGTTTTAGCTTGGGGAGTTGGCATCATCATGCTGTTATATCTACCCTTTAAGAGATATATTCTCCAGAAGGACATCTCCTCCCGCAAGCTATATGTTACACCTAGTGAAATAGTCTACAAG GTGTCAAGGCCTTCTTATGTACCCTTTTTGGGCATCACTACAATTGAGAGGCATGTGCCCCTTTCCCTGGTGATTGACATCATTATTGAACAAG GTTGTTTGCAGTCAAAATATGGACTTCATACCTTTCGAATTGAAAGTATAGCACGTGGAAAAGCTGCAGCTGTTGATGAACTACAGGTTCAAGGGGTTTCTAACCCTAGTGATTTGAGGAAG GTCATCATCTCAGAAGCTTCAAAAGTTATACAAGATAGCAGTATAAGTTGGAAGCCTACTACTGTCACTGCAGAAGGGGAAAGCATAGCTGGTACTCCATCCGTGACTGAAGCACCAATTCTGAGATCACCAGCTAAAAGCGTAAAG ATGGCAGCTTCACCACGCTATGCTTCAATAGAACGCAGAAGCATACTACCCAGTGAATTGCTGCTTAATAGACTTGAAGAAGTCAATAAATCTGTAAAG AAAATCGAGTTTTTAATAGAGAAGTCACATACTCAACCTGAGTAA